Proteins encoded in a region of the Paenibacillus sp. W2I17 genome:
- a CDS encoding S66 peptidase family protein, whose amino-acid sequence MNQRSIRYPQPLAPGNTIGVAAPSSGVGESLHHYLEESKRNMERLGFGVMESPSLRHNTKCVSASKEERAEEMNEFFRNPNIQAIIPPWGGEFLMDILPLLDWEALKSLPPKWVMGYSDISTFLFAYTLITGTASAHGTNYVDLRSNALDPVTARWIDVLQTKYGGQITQSSSTHYQSAWKPESPGFNLDTPSCWKQLGHSEDADTDVAFSGRLIGGCMDTISSLIGTPYAPVAFYLDQYCADEGTIWYLESCEMNAGDIYRHLWQMKQAGWFAGVKGFMFGRPAGYSDTADFNFTDALSSALGDLDVPVLYDVDLGHVPPQLTFVNGALGKVAYENGRGSLEMAFV is encoded by the coding sequence ATGAATCAACGTTCGATCCGTTATCCACAACCACTCGCTCCGGGAAATACCATCGGTGTGGCAGCACCCTCCAGCGGTGTTGGCGAATCCCTGCACCATTACCTTGAGGAGAGTAAACGCAACATGGAGCGCCTTGGTTTTGGCGTTATGGAAAGCCCGTCGCTCCGCCACAATACCAAATGTGTGAGTGCCTCCAAAGAAGAACGCGCCGAAGAGATGAATGAATTTTTCCGCAATCCAAATATTCAAGCCATTATCCCTCCATGGGGCGGGGAATTTCTGATGGATATCCTCCCCCTGCTGGATTGGGAAGCCTTAAAATCGTTGCCGCCCAAATGGGTCATGGGATATTCGGATATCAGTACGTTCTTGTTCGCCTATACCCTGATCACCGGAACAGCATCAGCACATGGCACCAACTATGTTGATCTAAGATCAAACGCCCTCGATCCCGTGACTGCGCGCTGGATTGATGTGTTACAGACCAAATACGGCGGACAGATCACACAATCGTCTTCTACACATTATCAATCGGCATGGAAACCGGAATCTCCTGGATTTAACCTGGATACACCTTCGTGCTGGAAACAGCTCGGCCACTCGGAAGATGCAGATACAGATGTGGCGTTCTCCGGTCGGCTGATCGGCGGCTGCATGGATACGATCTCCAGTCTGATTGGCACGCCGTATGCACCTGTTGCATTCTATCTGGATCAGTACTGTGCAGACGAAGGAACGATCTGGTATCTGGAAAGCTGTGAGATGAATGCGGGGGATATCTACCGTCATCTGTGGCAGATGAAACAGGCTGGCTGGTTTGCAGGTGTAAAAGGCTTCATGTTCGGCCGACCTGCCGGTTATTCCGATACAGCCGATTTTAATTTCACCGATGCCCTATCCTCTGCACTTGGGGATCTGGATGTCCCTGTACTGTACGATGTGGATCTCGGCCATGTTCCGCCCCAGCTCACCTTTGTGAATGGAGCATTAGGCAAAGTCGCTTATGAAAATGGACGCGGGAGCCTTGAGATGGCGTTTGTGTAA
- a CDS encoding cell wall metabolism sensor histidine kinase WalK, which yields MNSKLINTVRWKFIYAFLLSGILTAVILYGGSQVGQTILEAQTYPDYSIPAQGIRWLVNNIGSVPLMIVVGVLSFVLFFFLFSRKVMRVLDEITAGIQEVAKGELSHRIEVKTSDEFGVVAASINQMAEQLQLSLQEERNAVAAKNDLITGISHDLRTPLTSILGFLEYIEKDRYQDEIEMRYYVSIAYEKSLTLRKLIDDLFEYTRVSGGSLPLSFQALNLNSFLMQLAEEFAPMLEDAGMTYKIIGGQEPLWIQAAPGELVRAYENLFSNAIRYGSQGKLMEIGLALEGKEAVVRISNYGEPIPAQDLPHLFDRFYRVDKSRSRDTGGTGLGLAIAKSMIELHRGSIVAYSENGRTDFVTRFPVTVAPSSNYSEE from the coding sequence ATGAATTCAAAGTTGATTAATACAGTCCGATGGAAATTTATCTATGCATTTCTGCTGAGCGGCATATTGACTGCAGTTATTTTGTACGGGGGCAGTCAGGTGGGGCAGACCATCCTGGAAGCTCAGACGTATCCCGATTATTCCATTCCAGCCCAAGGGATCAGGTGGTTGGTGAATAATATCGGTTCGGTGCCTTTGATGATTGTGGTAGGCGTGCTCAGTTTTGTGCTGTTTTTTTTCCTGTTCTCTCGTAAGGTGATGCGGGTTCTGGATGAAATTACGGCAGGAATTCAGGAGGTTGCCAAAGGAGAGTTATCCCATCGCATCGAAGTGAAGACCTCGGATGAATTTGGAGTGGTTGCTGCAAGCATTAATCAGATGGCTGAACAATTGCAGTTATCGCTTCAGGAAGAGCGTAATGCGGTAGCTGCCAAAAACGATCTGATTACGGGGATATCACATGATCTGAGAACACCACTCACTTCTATTCTGGGATTTCTGGAGTACATTGAGAAGGATCGGTACCAGGATGAGATTGAGATGCGCTATTACGTTAGCATCGCCTATGAGAAATCCCTGACCCTTCGCAAGTTAATCGATGACTTGTTTGAATATACGCGTGTGAGCGGCGGGAGTCTTCCGTTGTCTTTTCAAGCGTTGAACCTGAATTCGTTTCTGATGCAACTGGCTGAAGAGTTTGCTCCCATGCTGGAGGATGCTGGCATGACCTACAAGATCATCGGCGGGCAAGAGCCACTATGGATACAAGCTGCTCCGGGGGAGCTTGTAAGAGCATATGAGAATCTGTTCAGCAATGCCATTCGGTATGGTTCGCAAGGTAAACTAATGGAGATTGGGCTGGCCCTTGAAGGTAAAGAGGCTGTAGTCCGCATCAGTAATTATGGTGAACCGATCCCGGCACAAGATCTGCCACATCTATTTGATCGATTTTATCGGGTAGATAAATCCCGTTCCCGCGATACGGGAGGTACCGGTCTCGGTCTAGCGATTGCCAAATCGATGATTGAATTACATCGAGGAAGTATCGTTGCTTACAGTGAAAATGGCAGAACGGATTTTGTTACCCGATTCCCTGTAACTGTTGCTCCATCAAGTAACTACTCAGAGGAATAA
- a CDS encoding acetyl-CoA acetyltransferase, which translates to MSESTSTPSTRVVYQANQPTLQSVQSVRNMLHHTARQHVGKKVQVQNIDGQVWEGVIISADRGILYLQVTPMHGYPEPRALFGPTILPLVLYELLVITLLM; encoded by the coding sequence ATGTCTGAATCCACATCCACGCCATCCACGCGTGTCGTGTATCAAGCCAATCAACCGACGCTTCAATCCGTGCAAAGTGTACGGAATATGCTTCATCATACAGCCCGGCAGCATGTAGGCAAGAAGGTACAAGTCCAGAATATCGATGGGCAAGTGTGGGAAGGTGTCATCATCAGTGCAGACCGGGGGATTTTGTATCTCCAGGTTACCCCGATGCATGGATATCCTGAACCGCGCGCCTTGTTTGGACCAACCATTTTGCCGCTTGTGCTGTATGAATTGTTGGTTATCACACTGTTGATGTAG
- a CDS encoding threonine/serine exporter family protein: MIGSNPTEQSRVIAICLLAGKIMLQSGGETYRVEDTMKRMAAALGLPHSHSYVVPTGIFFSVDATEPAKLIRISERTTDLDKVSEVNAVSRRIGQGELSAQEAHDLLVQIEGKPSSYSTAVQLTAAALSSGCFTIMFGGGWSDFLPALICGGIGYAAVIAFHRLVRVKFFAELTASFVIGLLAFLLIYLGVGHERDKIIIGSVMPLVPGLLITNAVRDLMAGHLVSGLSKGAEAFLTAFAIGTGIAVVFSLFM, translated from the coding sequence ATGATTGGCAGCAACCCTACTGAACAATCCCGCGTGATTGCAATCTGTCTGCTCGCAGGCAAAATCATGCTGCAAAGCGGTGGTGAAACCTACCGTGTGGAAGATACGATGAAACGTATGGCGGCTGCGCTTGGTTTACCCCATTCGCACAGTTACGTTGTTCCGACAGGTATCTTCTTCTCTGTTGATGCAACCGAACCCGCCAAGCTGATTCGTATCTCCGAACGTACAACGGATCTGGACAAGGTGTCCGAGGTGAATGCGGTCTCCCGCCGCATCGGACAAGGTGAGCTATCCGCTCAGGAAGCCCATGATCTGTTGGTACAGATCGAAGGCAAGCCCTCCTCCTATTCAACGGCTGTGCAACTTACGGCCGCAGCGTTATCCAGTGGTTGTTTTACCATTATGTTTGGCGGGGGCTGGAGCGACTTTCTTCCGGCGCTAATCTGCGGGGGCATAGGTTATGCAGCCGTTATTGCCTTTCACCGGTTGGTGCGGGTCAAATTCTTTGCCGAGCTTACGGCATCCTTTGTTATTGGCTTACTCGCTTTTCTCCTGATCTATCTGGGGGTCGGTCATGAACGGGACAAAATCATCATTGGTTCGGTTATGCCGCTGGTTCCAGGGCTACTGATTACCAATGCAGTACGCGACTTGATGGCCGGGCATCTCGTATCCGGATTATCCAAGGGAGCCGAGGCATTTCTGACTGCTTTTGCCATAGGTACAGGCATTGCAGTTGTATTTTCACTTTTTATGTAA
- a CDS encoding DUF2569 domain-containing protein, protein MNYKYRNSDTDTDMNSLQSKTGIRPERPGISGLGGWLILIQISLWLALVFLISDVSQVNVIMDPARWEVSRGVDPQIYTEMIRPLLWFGFISSTILLMIVIVNLILLYKRKRQFPRMMMVMYLMNVIISIVTWILIARNEIPREQHVLDATPAFQLIVRSILTCCIFIPYFLRSVRVKNTFVK, encoded by the coding sequence ATGAACTATAAATATAGGAACTCGGATACAGATACGGATATGAACTCGCTGCAATCCAAAACCGGTATCAGACCGGAACGGCCTGGTATCTCCGGATTGGGCGGATGGCTTATTTTAATCCAGATCAGTCTTTGGCTTGCGCTGGTGTTTCTCATCTCGGATGTATCGCAGGTGAATGTCATCATGGACCCTGCCAGATGGGAAGTAAGCCGTGGTGTCGATCCTCAGATTTACACGGAGATGATCCGTCCACTCCTGTGGTTTGGTTTCATAAGCAGTACCATTCTATTAATGATCGTTATCGTGAATCTCATTCTTTTATATAAACGGAAGAGACAGTTTCCGCGTATGATGATGGTGATGTACCTGATGAATGTGATCATAAGCATCGTGACGTGGATTCTGATTGCGCGCAATGAAATCCCAAGAGAACAGCATGTGCTTGATGCAACTCCGGCTTTTCAGTTGATCGTACGATCCATTCTGACGTGCTGTATCTTCATTCCATATTTCCTGAGGTCGGTACGTGTGAAAAATACGTTTGTGAAGTAA
- a CDS encoding transglycosylase domain-containing protein, with protein MYYVFDAAVIVVLILTLFYLYLITYGEGMLRNRPEAMQEASSTIITNAEGTEISRLHTQTKGYSEYADLNAMPDLLKMAFLATEDRRFYNHDGLDFIGLGRAIVQDIIHMDLSQGGSSITQQLARNLYLNGDKTLSRKVNEISIAMALEKKYSKAEILGMYLNQIYMGRQQYGVKAAAWRYFGIKDMHQLELWQIATLAGIPKGPSIYNPVDHPELSKQRRAVILGLMHEQGLITRKQMLVARDVDFTPPETVLNATTSPGLSEPAYVSAVDAVIQEASRLTGKSEAEIQSAGWVIQTGLDQQAQLAMEETFADATRFPDDRQDELVQASMVIIDQHNGEVKAMMGGRNPLKGGINRAIMDARQPGSSFKPIIAYGPALESGKFKPESILPDKRMQYGSYQPSNLGGRYSGLIAMSQALQKSINAPAVWLLHETGLNYAHQFAARLGIELGKEDMNLSIALGGVHQGASPMKMAQAYTVFANNGKLNTAHLIREITDSQGRTIFAHKSENKQVISSSTANAMTRMLQNVVSQGTGSRAQLGQHKVAGKTGTTQAALPGVGREANRDLWFVGYTSSWTAAVWMGFDHTDEEHYMRSGSGVAAELFATVMRRATQ; from the coding sequence ATGTATTACGTTTTTGATGCCGCAGTGATTGTAGTTTTGATATTGACCCTTTTCTATCTCTATCTAATTACTTATGGCGAAGGAATGCTTCGCAATCGTCCAGAGGCCATGCAGGAGGCCTCTTCAACCATTATTACGAATGCAGAGGGGACCGAAATTTCGAGGTTGCATACGCAGACCAAAGGGTATTCCGAATATGCTGACCTGAACGCTATGCCAGATTTATTAAAGATGGCCTTTTTGGCTACAGAAGATCGACGTTTCTACAACCATGATGGACTGGATTTCATCGGCCTCGGCAGGGCCATTGTGCAAGACATTATACATATGGATCTGAGTCAGGGAGGAAGCTCCATTACGCAGCAACTGGCAAGAAATCTGTATTTGAATGGGGATAAAACGTTGAGTCGAAAGGTGAATGAGATATCGATTGCGATGGCCCTGGAGAAGAAGTATAGCAAGGCTGAAATTCTGGGAATGTATCTGAATCAGATCTACATGGGACGCCAGCAGTATGGTGTAAAAGCGGCAGCCTGGCGGTATTTCGGAATTAAGGATATGCACCAGTTGGAACTATGGCAGATTGCTACATTAGCCGGAATCCCCAAAGGTCCATCCATATACAATCCAGTAGATCATCCTGAACTTTCCAAACAAAGACGTGCCGTTATCCTTGGACTAATGCATGAACAGGGACTAATTACACGAAAGCAGATGCTCGTAGCCCGTGACGTCGATTTCACGCCGCCTGAAACCGTATTGAATGCAACAACTTCACCGGGCTTGAGCGAGCCCGCATATGTGTCTGCCGTGGATGCTGTGATTCAGGAGGCTTCTCGGCTCACAGGTAAAAGTGAAGCAGAGATTCAATCGGCAGGTTGGGTTATTCAAACTGGGCTAGACCAACAGGCGCAACTGGCGATGGAAGAAACTTTTGCAGACGCTACCCGATTCCCCGATGATCGCCAAGACGAGCTGGTTCAGGCAAGTATGGTTATTATCGACCAGCATAACGGTGAAGTGAAAGCAATGATGGGTGGACGTAATCCTTTAAAAGGGGGCATCAACCGAGCGATTATGGATGCAAGGCAGCCAGGCTCTTCTTTTAAACCGATTATTGCATATGGCCCTGCGTTGGAGTCGGGGAAGTTCAAGCCAGAGAGCATACTACCGGATAAACGCATGCAATATGGCAGCTATCAACCTTCCAATCTCGGTGGGCGTTACAGTGGTTTAATTGCCATGTCCCAAGCCTTGCAAAAGTCCATCAATGCCCCAGCCGTATGGCTGCTTCATGAGACCGGACTGAACTATGCACATCAATTTGCAGCACGGCTCGGTATTGAACTGGGGAAAGAGGATATGAATCTCTCGATTGCTCTGGGCGGTGTGCATCAGGGGGCGTCTCCAATGAAGATGGCTCAGGCCTACACGGTGTTTGCGAATAATGGCAAGTTGAATACAGCCCATCTGATACGCGAGATTACAGATTCACAAGGACGGACAATATTTGCTCATAAGTCGGAAAATAAGCAGGTAATCTCCTCCAGTACGGCGAATGCCATGACCAGAATGCTGCAAAATGTAGTCAGTCAGGGAACAGGAAGCCGTGCACAGTTAGGTCAGCACAAGGTAGCAGGGAAAACGGGAACAACACAGGCTGCATTACCTGGTGTGGGAAGAGAGGCCAATCGGGATCTGTGGTTTGTGGGCTATACGAGCAGCTGGACTGCGGCGGTCTGGATGGGATTTGATCATACGGATGAAGAACATTATATGAGGTCAGGAAGTGGTGTTGCAGCGGAGTTGTTCGCAACAGTGATGAGACGTGCTACCCAATAG
- a CDS encoding response regulator transcription factor, with product MNYERERNNAVAQPATILLVDDEQEIIKLMEIYFGNEGYRILTANDGLEALEQLKKESIDLIILDVMMPNMDGIEACMKIREEQKMPIIMLSAKSMDMDKITGLSIGADDYVTKPFNPLELVARAKSQLRRYHTFNEGRENKEHEWVIDDLVINTDTHEVWVDEQPVRLTPREFAVLELLARHQGSVLSMEQIYRQVWKEEFMESNNTVMVHIRKIREKIELDSKHPKFIQTVWGVGYKMIKPQ from the coding sequence ATGAATTATGAAAGGGAAAGGAATAATGCCGTGGCACAGCCAGCAACCATTCTGCTTGTGGATGATGAGCAGGAGATTATTAAACTGATGGAAATTTATTTTGGCAACGAGGGTTATCGGATTCTCACCGCGAATGATGGGCTTGAAGCACTGGAACAATTGAAAAAAGAGTCGATCGATCTCATTATTCTGGATGTCATGATGCCAAATATGGACGGAATCGAAGCTTGTATGAAAATTCGGGAAGAGCAAAAAATGCCGATTATTATGCTGTCCGCCAAAAGTATGGATATGGATAAAATCACAGGGCTAAGCATAGGTGCTGATGATTATGTGACCAAGCCGTTTAACCCGCTTGAACTTGTCGCACGGGCGAAATCCCAGCTGCGCAGGTATCATACCTTCAATGAAGGTCGGGAGAACAAAGAGCACGAGTGGGTTATTGATGATCTGGTCATTAATACCGATACACATGAAGTTTGGGTGGATGAGCAGCCGGTTCGTCTGACTCCGCGTGAATTTGCTGTTCTTGAATTACTGGCTCGCCACCAAGGTTCAGTACTCAGTATGGAACAGATCTATCGTCAAGTTTGGAAAGAAGAATTCATGGAGTCGAACAATACCGTCATGGTGCATATTCGCAAGATTCGTGAGAAGATTGAACTCGATAGCAAACATCCCAAGTTCATTCAGACCGTATGGGGTGTTGGTTATAAGATGATCAAACCGCAATAA
- a CDS encoding ankyrin repeat domain-containing protein, with the protein MNHAEQMNQLFQAAQSGDLANLQLLLASHPELTNTENQDGLTPLGYASHYGQAGAVRLLLQHGADVNALSHSKISFIPSNTALHAALAGERSLEVIQLLLEHGAATSILDSDGQYALHSAAFHTDQIELIEMLLQHGADPNALNSAGKTSLEISLERGNTSTASCLRAAVTAHQQ; encoded by the coding sequence ATGAATCATGCAGAACAGATGAATCAACTATTTCAGGCTGCACAGTCTGGAGATTTGGCCAACCTGCAATTATTGCTCGCTTCTCACCCGGAACTCACCAATACTGAAAATCAGGATGGGTTAACTCCGCTGGGATATGCCTCTCATTATGGACAAGCAGGAGCAGTTCGTCTTCTTCTGCAGCATGGAGCCGATGTTAACGCCCTTTCTCATTCCAAGATTTCCTTTATTCCGTCCAATACTGCACTTCATGCCGCACTTGCCGGAGAACGTTCACTAGAAGTTATCCAACTTTTACTCGAACATGGGGCAGCCACGAGTATTCTGGACAGCGATGGACAATATGCGTTGCACTCCGCAGCATTTCATACGGATCAGATCGAACTTATCGAGATGTTACTTCAGCATGGAGCTGATCCAAACGCGCTAAACTCAGCGGGCAAGACCTCACTGGAGATTTCACTTGAACGTGGTAACACGTCTACAGCCTCATGTCTGCGAGCAGCCGTTACAGCGCATCAGCAATAA
- a CDS encoding threonine/serine exporter family protein, translated as MLHFIEQALTSFVASAAFGIIFNAPRRMLLHGGFVGMIGWIIYIVLEYAADAVPATLAATIAVGVISQVFSRMFRAPVIIFSVAGIIPLVPGGLAYNAMRSFVQNDYSAAMEMAAKALMLSGAIAVGLVLSEVLNQMIRRIPASLRTKSSSK; from the coding sequence ATGCTCCATTTTATTGAACAAGCCTTAACCAGTTTTGTCGCTTCAGCCGCGTTTGGGATCATCTTCAACGCACCACGGCGCATGCTGCTCCACGGTGGATTTGTCGGCATGATCGGCTGGATCATCTATATCGTGCTTGAATATGCAGCGGATGCGGTTCCTGCTACACTTGCAGCGACCATAGCCGTAGGTGTCATCAGTCAAGTATTCTCTCGCATGTTTCGCGCACCCGTTATCATCTTCAGCGTCGCAGGCATCATTCCTCTCGTTCCTGGTGGACTGGCGTATAATGCAATGCGAAGTTTTGTGCAAAATGACTACAGTGCCGCTATGGAGATGGCCGCCAAGGCACTCATGTTATCCGGCGCTATTGCTGTAGGCTTGGTGTTATCGGAGGTATTAAACCAGATGATACGCCGAATTCCCGCCTCACTGCGGACAAAATCATCATCGAAATGA
- a CDS encoding sigma-70 family RNA polymerase sigma factor — protein sequence MTPIQLTIAAQKGDAEAFAALMELHQSQLYRIAYAYLHNEGDALEAIQESTFRAFHKLKKLKEPSYFGTWLIRILLNYCADERKRKSRFRPVTKIQESSSWDRPADPDLAAAVSTLDRDCKQIIILSYFEGFSLTEVADILEIPTGTVKSRLHRALGQLRDQLETKGDASS from the coding sequence GTGACCCCTATTCAGCTCACCATCGCCGCACAAAAAGGGGATGCCGAGGCTTTTGCAGCCTTAATGGAATTACATCAGAGCCAACTGTACCGTATCGCCTATGCATACCTGCATAACGAAGGTGATGCGCTCGAAGCGATTCAGGAATCAACGTTCAGGGCGTTCCATAAACTCAAAAAATTAAAAGAGCCCTCCTACTTTGGCACTTGGCTCATCCGCATTCTGCTCAACTACTGTGCGGACGAACGCAAACGCAAAAGTCGGTTCCGTCCCGTCACCAAGATTCAGGAATCCAGCAGTTGGGATCGTCCTGCGGACCCCGATCTTGCCGCCGCCGTCTCCACTCTTGACCGGGATTGCAAACAAATTATTATTTTGAGTTATTTCGAAGGTTTCTCCTTAACTGAAGTTGCCGATATTCTCGAAATCCCGACCGGAACTGTAAAATCCCGATTACATCGGGCACTCGGACAGCTCCGTGATCAACTTGAAACGAAAGGAGATGCATCCTCATGA
- a CDS encoding DUF4179 domain-containing protein → MTDEHNSFDALEERLNARKTEYESMPIPDAAYQAVQSGIHQAASKRKSRLRWYMSSISAAALILLFTGCIRVSPAFASFVEQLPGMEGIVGMIRQDKGLMMAIDQSLLQQVGVTDEHDGASLTVEGIITDESRMVIFYTMKGMKDPEKFNYDIDLLDENGKKLPVAFSYSSPNPDSESGVYEDKIDVSFTESLPPQELTVVFKKRGKEPNNKWKVTFPVDHSLTKGMKKNIPVNQTMTVDGQRIYVKQAVLYPTRLVLDIEYDRNNTKKIFGIRDLHLVDEQGRAWRTDSSSIGGSGSSVFFESMYFSTPKKLTLQGSGLSAVDKDELVISIDPSSGEIQGGPSSLKLLQSTVQGNNLILEFSIADAQNATSGLSFTNIEDSKGNPFDINEVGWSPSVFEARVVIKNGAAAKGNLTMEIDSYPDQIRAPFSIEIPVTP, encoded by the coding sequence ATGACGGATGAACACAACTCATTTGACGCATTGGAAGAACGGCTGAATGCTCGCAAGACGGAATACGAATCCATGCCTATACCGGATGCTGCCTATCAGGCTGTTCAGTCCGGAATCCACCAGGCTGCTAGCAAACGCAAGTCCCGGCTGCGCTGGTACATGAGTTCCATCTCGGCAGCGGCCCTCATCCTGCTATTTACCGGATGTATCCGTGTCTCTCCCGCTTTTGCGTCCTTTGTGGAGCAATTGCCCGGCATGGAAGGCATTGTGGGTATGATTCGCCAGGACAAAGGATTAATGATGGCGATTGATCAGTCCCTCTTACAGCAGGTCGGTGTCACCGACGAGCATGATGGTGCTTCCTTGACCGTTGAAGGCATTATCACAGACGAGTCACGTATGGTCATTTTTTACACGATGAAGGGCATGAAAGATCCCGAAAAATTCAACTATGACATCGATTTGCTGGATGAGAATGGTAAAAAGTTACCTGTTGCGTTTAGCTATTCCTCTCCTAATCCGGATTCAGAAAGTGGCGTTTACGAGGACAAAATCGATGTCTCATTCACAGAATCTTTACCGCCACAAGAGCTGACCGTTGTATTTAAGAAACGAGGTAAGGAACCGAATAATAAGTGGAAGGTTACCTTCCCCGTGGATCACAGCTTAACAAAAGGCATGAAAAAAAACATTCCCGTAAACCAAACTATGACCGTGGACGGGCAGCGTATTTATGTAAAACAGGCCGTTCTGTATCCCACACGTCTTGTACTTGATATCGAATATGATCGGAACAACACCAAAAAGATCTTTGGCATTCGTGATCTGCACTTGGTAGATGAGCAAGGCCGAGCATGGAGAACGGATTCATCTTCCATCGGAGGCTCTGGAAGTTCCGTCTTTTTCGAAAGCATGTACTTCTCCACTCCGAAAAAACTGACTTTGCAAGGGTCTGGACTTTCAGCAGTGGATAAGGATGAACTGGTTATCAGCATCGATCCATCTTCAGGTGAAATACAAGGCGGCCCATCGAGTTTGAAATTGCTGCAAAGCACGGTCCAGGGCAATAATCTGATCCTCGAGTTTTCAATTGCAGATGCTCAAAATGCTACTTCAGGGCTATCATTTACCAATATCGAAGACAGTAAAGGAAACCCTTTCGACATTAATGAAGTAGGCTGGAGCCCTTCCGTCTTTGAAGCAAGAGTTGTCATTAAAAATGGAGCCGCAGCCAAAGGAAATCTGACAATGGAAATAGACTCTTACCCTGACCAAATTCGTGCACCGTTCTCTATTGAAATTCCTGTGACTCCCTAA
- a CDS encoding aminoglycoside phosphotransferase family protein has protein sequence MEQHDTWNASMDNTLIDRLKQIPELGQATRIEPVMKGYSADTKFKMFVPGQGHVLVRVYDIAEEWMKQREYQYLQSMQQLGVLCPATLGTGRLDEKNGYMILSYIEGEDASQRLPQLNEQQQWAVGFEAGVQLQLIHQLPMGEQTESWYIRKSTKHQRYVERYKQCPIVMKKDHAILTFIADHLGWMKNRPDGFQHDDFHPSNLVVKQDKLAGVIDFNRYDQGDPIHEFLKLGLFASEISIPYSIGQIQGYFDGNEPDELFWRLYSLYTAMALVSSVVWIQQVKPEETLEMMAKIERVREDHDDFRSFIPRWYTLNRS, from the coding sequence GTGGAACAACACGATACATGGAATGCATCGATGGACAATACGTTGATTGACAGGTTAAAACAGATTCCTGAACTTGGTCAGGCCACGCGGATTGAACCTGTTATGAAGGGTTATTCAGCAGATACTAAATTCAAAATGTTTGTCCCTGGTCAAGGCCATGTGCTGGTGAGGGTGTATGATATCGCTGAGGAATGGATGAAGCAAAGGGAATATCAATATTTGCAGAGCATGCAACAATTAGGTGTACTGTGTCCAGCAACGTTGGGCACAGGTAGATTGGATGAGAAGAACGGATATATGATTCTTAGCTACATTGAAGGCGAAGATGCTTCCCAGAGATTGCCACAACTGAATGAACAGCAACAGTGGGCGGTTGGCTTTGAAGCAGGGGTGCAGCTACAGCTGATTCACCAGTTGCCGATGGGGGAACAGACCGAATCATGGTATATACGCAAGAGCACGAAGCATCAACGGTACGTGGAGCGTTATAAACAGTGCCCTATCGTGATGAAAAAGGATCATGCTATTCTAACGTTTATTGCAGATCATCTCGGTTGGATGAAAAATCGTCCAGATGGATTTCAGCATGATGACTTTCACCCGAGCAATCTTGTCGTTAAGCAGGATAAACTCGCAGGAGTGATTGATTTTAATCGTTATGATCAAGGTGATCCCATTCATGAATTTTTGAAGCTGGGTTTGTTTGCTTCGGAGATCAGTATTCCATATTCCATAGGTCAAATTCAGGGCTATTTCGATGGCAATGAACCGGATGAGTTATTCTGGAGATTGTATTCACTGTATACGGCTATGGCGCTGGTGTCTTCTGTGGTGTGGATTCAGCAGGTGAAGCCTGAAGAGACGCTTGAGATGATGGCCAAGATCGAGCGTGTCCGTGAAGATCACGATGATTTTCGTAGTTTCATACCTCGGTGGTATACTTTGAACAGATCATGA